AATACTATCCTGTTCTATGCTAGTGGCAACTGGCAACAGAGTCGCACAACAGCCCCTCCCTTCATACTACTTCTCTACGCTACGACTGCGGATAGCTTGTAGTAGAGACTTCAGTCTTAATTACAAACTAATGGGTTATGGCGCTGGCTTTTGGGGAATTGGTATGAGTTTAAGATCTACATACCCTCATCTCAACCCTAATGCTGAGACCTGCTAGATTTAGCTTACAATCCCCCTTAACAAGAGGACTTCAACCCAGGCTAGTTCGAGTCCTACTCCTTAAAGGGGACAAAGGAGGAACAACTGCTAAGATTCCCCTAAACCTCCCCAAAACCTCCTCAGTAAGGTGAGCCTCAACCCAAACTAGCTCAATCCCCCCTTGTTTAAGGGGAACAAGGGGGAATCACTATGGCTCGTTGCAGGCTAAGTCTTTATAATCGGGCTTGTGGTACTGTCCTCTTACCCTTGCCTATCAGAGATACTAGAACTCTAATCCACAAGGGGAAATTCGCCTGCATCACTAGAACTGCATCACAAGGTCAGAGTTGACTGTCAAGGTTAGGTCAGCTTCAGGGTTCACAGAGATTAGAGTAACCCGGTTACGCTCTAACAACAATCCTGCCAAGAGGCCAACCCCAACACCACTGAGAACTTCTTCCGTGGCGATCGCGGTATCTCCAGTCACAGCGGCAATAGCTGCTGCTGCTGCGCCACCGAGGGCTGCATTCCGCAACACATTGCCCACATTGATACCCTGACTGATTTCTTCCGTTCGGCTGATGATTTGAGAGGTAGCATTGATGGTCATGCGGCGACCATCGACAAATACCAATTCACGGGCAACAAATTGTGAACCATTTTGAGCAGGACGTAGCTCCCCTACCACCTGAGTGCCCACAGGAATGAGCACATTGCCCGCAGGAGCAGCCACAGCTTGACGAACCCTTAAGGTAAGGGGCACGGTCTCATTGGGGGCTAGCAAGATTTTTGACTTGTCGTAGCTGACTGGAATCAGCGTGCCAGCGACAATCCGATTTTGACTAAGTTGAGGTGTGGTAGGAGCTTGCCCAACAATGTAGCTAGAATTAATGCGCACTGCTTG
The sequence above is drawn from the Cyanobacteriota bacterium genome and encodes:
- a CDS encoding S-layer homology domain-containing protein, which produces RSRNAIRFVDVPSTYWAYSVVQTAYTTEFLSGYPGNVFLPEQNIPRVQALVSLASGLGYTPSGNPNLILPQFYNDAADIPSYAYSGITAATQRQIVVNYPNIRQLNPNQIATRADVAAFIYQALVQSGQAVRINSSYIVGQAPTTPQLSQNRIVAGTLIPVSYDKSKILLAPNETVPLTLRVRQAVAAPAGNVLIPVGTQVVGELRPAQNGSQFVARELVFVDGRRMTINATSQIISRTEEISQGINVGNVLRNAALGGAAAAAIAAVTGDTAIATEEVLSGVGVGLLAGLLLERNRVTLISVNPEADLTLTVNSDLVMQF